The window TTTTCTCAACTGATTTAACACACTATCAACGTGGGGGACGTATTAGTGCAACGTCAGCTGCAATCGGTGGTTTATTAAATATTTGTCCGTTGATGAACATGAATAATGAAGGAAAGTTAATTCCTCGTACTAAGATTCGTGGTAAGAAAAAAGTTATTAAAGCGATTGTGAATGAGATGAAGCAACACGCCAAAGATGGTGAAAACTATTCAGGGAAATGTTTTATTTCAAATTCTGACTGTTATGAAGATGCAAAAGAAGTGGCTGAATTAGTGGAAGCAACGTTTCCTAATCTAAATGGTAAGGTTCAAATAAATAGTGTAGGAACAGTTATCGGTTCACATACAGGACCAGGAACAGTGGCGTTATTCTTTTATGGAAATGAACGTGGTGAATAAGTAAGTTGTCGTTGCTTTTTGTTAAATGATTGTCATGAAGTCAATGAAAGGATATTGCACATGAAACTTTTAATTTTAGGAGCTTCTGGACGTACGGGGCAAGAACTTGTAAAACAAGCATTGGAAGCAGGACATGATGTGATAGTGTATGTTAGAAATGCCGATTCTTTAAGACACCATAAACATCTCAAAATTATTCAAGCCCCACTTACAGATCAGAAAAAATTAGCATCAGCTATTTCCTTAGCTGAAGCAATTCTGGTGACATTAGGTAATCCTCAAGCAGATAAAAATGTTTCATTATTTGAATGGGTTATCCCCATGTTAATAAGTCTTATGGAAGACAAAGGAGTTAAACGCCTGATTATTATGTCGGCATTAGGGGTAGGTAACACCTATCGTAATGCGCCTATACACTATAAATTAGCGGCCAAAACATTTTTAAGAGGTGCATTTAAAGATCATTTACTAGGTGAATCAAGATTATGGAGAACAGAACTTGATTGGACAACCATCCATCCGGGGATACTGACAGATAAAGACAAAACGACGACTCCTTTTGTTGTGCTAGCTAATAGCGGTTACCAAATGCCAGTTAATTCTTCAACTAATCGATCAGATGTAGCACAAGTGATGTTAAACATACTCAATGATAAGAATACTTACGCTAAAGAGCTCATTGTCTCTTCAAACACCAAAATTAAACTATAATAACTACCCCTCAGTGAGCCGCTCTTTTATGAGCGTAAGGCTGAGGGGTAGTTATTTTTTATTTAAGAATAAGTGCAATAATAAGTCCGATGATAATGAAGAATAATGCAAGACTACTTTTTTTCATTAGGTTAGTCGTCTCTTTAGGATTATAGACATTCATTTTCTCGAAATTAATCGCATCTTTGGCCGCTAGCATCGTCTCAACATCTTTTAATAAGCTGGAGGTTCCTGGTGAGTCTGATAACATATGTTGAGCATAAGGGAAGACTAAAACATGTTTAGGTTCAGTATTCAACATATCTGAATACCAATTATTCACATCTATTGTATAGTTATTTTTTGGTATTTTAAGAGCTTGCTCCACTTCTTTAGGATCGAACTTCAATGAAAAAACATCGGGACTATTATGAGATAATTCTTTGCCGTAGCCGATAGATAAATTACCATAAAGCCAAAGTTCGTCGGCCATTTTCGTCATGACACCTTTTGTGATGTTACAGTCGTAGACGAGTTCATTGTGAGCGTTTGCTCGTTTAATATCGACGATGACATTTCCGTCAAAATCGGTTGTGATAATCGAGCGTTCTGTTGTAGGACTTATTAAACCACCTTTTTTGTCGTAGCTAATAGTATTGGTATCATAGTCAACAATGATCCAAGTCAATAGACCAGTTGTTTTATCACGAGCGACTAAGTAAAATTCCATCCGTTGTCCCCAAAAGGCACTAGTATGTACGTTAAAAGAGCCAAAAAGGGCATAATATTCAGGCTCTTCGTCTGTGATAACATTACTTTTTACCATTTCAAAGTTATCAGGTAGTAAGCTATTCGCTTTTTCCACATCTTCTACAACATAGCATAAAAATGAACTATAGGGCTCGACTACAAAGCCCATATGAGGTGTTTTATCCGCGTTTTTTTCAATGATTTTATTTTGATACGTGGTGGGCAACATCGTCAAAAATTGTTGTAAAAAATGAATAGAGCCGACGTTTATCGGATCAACTAGCTTTTCGACGTTTTTAGTAAAACCAAATTTTTTCATACTATTCCTCCTTATAAATAATTACATTAGTGTATTAATGTGAACAATAATTGGACTTATTTACTTTGAGTCTATCATTAATTAATAAAATAACCACTATAAAGATTGAAAAGAGCAGGTCTGTGACTAATCAGGTATTTGAATATGAAGATATTGTTTAAAAAGGTATAATATTAGTGAGAAAACGTATAAGGAAGTGTGGAGATGAACAAAGTCATAAAAAAAATGAAAGAACATGTCTCAGTTAGAGAATTCGAAACAACCCCACTCTCAAGTGAAGAGAAACAAGCTTTATTAGAAGCCTCTCAAAGTGGTTCTTCTTCTAATTTTGTTCAAGCATTTTCGATTATTGAAATAACAGATTCAAGACAACGGGAAGCCTTGGCTAATATTACCAATAGTGCCGAGTATGTCAAAAATACTGGTACATTTTATATGTTTGTAGCTGATTTATATCGTCAGGCTAAAATTTTAGAAACCTACCAACAACCGCTAGATGCTATTAAAAACATGGAGAGTTTGTTGGTTGCAGTTGTTGATACAACAATTGCGGCTGAAGATATGACAGTTGCTGCTGAATCGATGGACTTAGGTATCTGTTATATTGGTGGTCTTCGTAACGATATCAAACAAGTCGCTAATCTTTTAGATTTACCACCATTTACCGTGCCACTATTCGGATTAAGTGTTGGAATTCCCAAAACTAAAAATCAAGTAAAACCACGTCTGCCAATTGAAAATCAAATGTCAGAAAATACGTATGACCGTGAAAAATTAACGGATTTAACAGATTATGAAGACATCACACGTCAGTACTACGGTAGCCGTACAAGTAACGCTCAAGAGACATCATGGTCATTTAAAAATGCTGAATTCTTTGGAGAAGTAAGAAGGAAAGAAGTGGCCATTTTCCTGAAAGAGCAAGGATTCACATTGGAGTAAATATTAGTAAAAAATAGTTGTTAAATTCTTAAACTAACCTAAACATAGCTATCGTTAGGTTTAGGTTTAGTTATTAATAAATTTTAATAAAAACGCTTTCCTTTTATAAAAAACCTAGGTATAATGTCAATAAATGAATATTAAATTAAAAATAGAGGTGTTTTATGGAAAATGAATTAGAAAAAACAAAGGAAAACAAGAAAAATTTTTATATGCTTCTAGCCATATTTATTGGTTATTCCTGTATATACCTTGATAAAACAGCTATTTCGTTATCAATGGTTAGTATCGGTGAATCATTAAACATGACCGCTAGTCAAAAAGGGTTAATCTTAAGTATTTTTTTCCTGGGCTATACTATTTTTCAAATACCGTATAGTTATTTAAGTAATAAGATAGGCTCAAGAAAAGTATTAATTACATCAATTATTGGTGTTGGGATTTTTATGATATTATTTGGTTTTGGAACATCGGTATTATATTTAATCCTTATTCGTTTTTTTACTGGGTCATTTGCTCATGCAGGTTATCCATCGGCTGTTAGTTCGTTTATTTCGCAAGAAGTATCTGATGAGAAAAAGGGTTCTGTACAATCTACAATGATCGCTTCATCAGGATTTGCAGCTATTATTGGACCACCGTTAATTGCTATTTTATTTGGTGTCTTTGATTGGAATACCACGTATTTAATCTTAGGTTGTATGGTCGTCTTAGTCGGTATTTACATGATGTTTGCTATTCCTAAAGATGTTGGTCAGCCAATTGTGCAAGAAGGAAATCAAAAGAGCTTATCTTTTGGGCAAGTACTAAAAGATTCAACCGTTTGGATTATGATTTGTGCGGCATTCTTTATTAATGCTGGACTATATGGTTTAAATAGTTGGCTGCCTTCATACTTAAGTGAAGAATTCAGTTTATCAATGTCAATGGTATCTGTGATTTCTGTTTTGATGGGAGTTGGAACGCTTGCTGCAGGAATGCTAGGTGGTATTATTGTTAATAGTTATTTTAGAGGGAAAGAAAAGCGTGTTATTTTAATTGCAGCGTTACTAGGTGCATTATTTGTATTTATGGTATCAAAATCTCATTCTGTCGTAATAAGTGTGGTGCTTATCACTTTATGTACAATTTGTTCAACTGTTGCATTTTCAACTTTGATGAGTTTACCAGTCAAACTATTTTCTAATTATGAAGTATCATCAAAATATGCAACGATTAATGCTATTGGTGTTTCTGGTGGATTCGTGGCACCAACCGTTATGGGGGCTATGGTAGAAGCTACGGGTGGCTATAGTTCAGCATTTTTATTCATCATGGCAACTTTAATTTGTTCAGGTATATTTACAATGTTAATCAAAGCAAAACGCATATAATAATAAAAAAGTTGGAGGAAAAAACATGGCATTATTAGATCAAGAAATATTAAAAGAAGCGATTACATTAAAAGAGGAAATGGTAAGTAATCGTCGTCATATTCATGAAAATCCTGAATTAGGAATGGATTTACCTAATACCTCTTTATTTGTAGAAAATAAACTTAAAGAAATGGGTTATACAGATGTAAAACGTGTCGGTGAGTACGGCTTGACAGCTACAGTAGGTAAAGGAGATGGAAAAGTTTTCTTACTTCGTGCCGATATGGATGCTTTACCAATTATTGAAGATAATGAGTTGGCGTATAAATCTAAAATAGAAGGCCGAATGCACGCTTGTGGCCATGATATGCATACGACCATGTTACTTGGTGCTGCAAAAATTTTAAAAAAATATGAAGAGCAAATTCCTGGAATAATTAAGTTTATGTTCCAACCAGGCGAGGAAGTGATGAAAGGTGCCGCTGATATGATTAAGAATGGTATCTTAGAAAATCCAAGACCCGATGCAGGTCTAATGATTCACGTGATGCCAGGATTACCATTAGATATTGGCACCGTTATTTCAGCAGAAGCGGGTCCGATGATGGCTTCGGTTGACTGGTTTGATATCAGCATTAAAGGAAAAGGTGGACATGGTTCAATGCCATATACTGCAATCGATCCTGTTGTGCCGATGAATGCTATTCAAAATGCTTTACATACGTTACAATCTCGTGAGTTACCACCAAATGCTATTACAGCAATAACCGTAACAGGTATTCATGGTTGTGAAACGTCTAATGTTATTCCTGATAATGTATCGATGGGTGGTACGATTCGTTCATATAATGAAGAACATCGTCAACTAATTAAACATCGAATGGTAGAGATTAGTGAGCATATTGCAAAAGCATTCCGTTGTGAAGCAAC is drawn from Vagococcus xieshaowenii and contains these coding sequences:
- a CDS encoding NAD(P)-dependent oxidoreductase → MKLLILGASGRTGQELVKQALEAGHDVIVYVRNADSLRHHKHLKIIQAPLTDQKKLASAISLAEAILVTLGNPQADKNVSLFEWVIPMLISLMEDKGVKRLIIMSALGVGNTYRNAPIHYKLAAKTFLRGAFKDHLLGESRLWRTELDWTTIHPGILTDKDKTTTPFVVLANSGYQMPVNSSTNRSDVAQVMLNILNDKNTYAKELIVSSNTKIKL
- a CDS encoding NADPH-dependent oxidoreductase → MNKVIKKMKEHVSVREFETTPLSSEEKQALLEASQSGSSSNFVQAFSIIEITDSRQREALANITNSAEYVKNTGTFYMFVADLYRQAKILETYQQPLDAIKNMESLLVAVVDTTIAAEDMTVAAESMDLGICYIGGLRNDIKQVANLLDLPPFTVPLFGLSVGIPKTKNQVKPRLPIENQMSENTYDREKLTDLTDYEDITRQYYGSRTSNAQETSWSFKNAEFFGEVRRKEVAIFLKEQGFTLE
- a CDS encoding MFS transporter, translated to MENELEKTKENKKNFYMLLAIFIGYSCIYLDKTAISLSMVSIGESLNMTASQKGLILSIFFLGYTIFQIPYSYLSNKIGSRKVLITSIIGVGIFMILFGFGTSVLYLILIRFFTGSFAHAGYPSAVSSFISQEVSDEKKGSVQSTMIASSGFAAIIGPPLIAILFGVFDWNTTYLILGCMVVLVGIYMMFAIPKDVGQPIVQEGNQKSLSFGQVLKDSTVWIMICAAFFINAGLYGLNSWLPSYLSEEFSLSMSMVSVISVLMGVGTLAAGMLGGIIVNSYFRGKEKRVILIAALLGALFVFMVSKSHSVVISVVLITLCTICSTVAFSTLMSLPVKLFSNYEVSSKYATINAIGVSGGFVAPTVMGAMVEATGGYSSAFLFIMATLICSGIFTMLIKAKRI
- a CDS encoding M20 metallopeptidase family protein: MALLDQEILKEAITLKEEMVSNRRHIHENPELGMDLPNTSLFVENKLKEMGYTDVKRVGEYGLTATVGKGDGKVFLLRADMDALPIIEDNELAYKSKIEGRMHACGHDMHTTMLLGAAKILKKYEEQIPGIIKFMFQPGEEVMKGAADMIKNGILENPRPDAGLMIHVMPGLPLDIGTVISAEAGPMMASVDWFDISIKGKGGHGSMPYTAIDPVVPMNAIQNALHTLQSRELPPNAITAITVTGIHGCETSNVIPDNVSMGGTIRSYNEEHRQLIKHRMVEISEHIAKAFRCEATVEFPAGAPYFDNSKEVADHIKKALPQYLGKMYMPPMPMDVPAMGSEDFAYISHEIPSSVMMIAASDLRKGGVYGVHHPKLVLDEECMPYGAAAYVGVALSWLEDNQ